AGCTGATATTTTCCTTTCGTAGCAAGAGAGAAGTCGTATAGTTGATGCACCTGACTTTCTGTAGGGCTCTTTCTAAAATATCAGTACATAGTGAACTATcttaaaacaagaatgaaaacacAGCTCCaagtgtttatttcaaaatgaggaaaaaaatttagCTACCTGATTTAGGTAATGAGTGAAATTTGTGTACACAGTGTTGATCAGTTAAACTCCTCTCCTCACAGAGCTGATGGCCATTGCTCCAAAATTTGTAGCAGTCCTCATGTAACTGCATGGCGTATTTGTGAAATGCTGGACCTCTAGCATGTTGACTGTACACTCGAAGCGCCTGGGCAAGCTGATTCTTATGGACAGTCATTGTGTAATTATGAGGCAAATTTGACTGGTAGGCACTGTGGGCCATGGGTAAAGCTTTTTGGCATCGGTTTTCTGAGAACTTTGTGTCAATATCCAAAAACCCTTCCAAGACTTTAATACTGCTTAAAATCTTAGATGTTAGCTCCCCAGTGGGTGAGCTCAAGTCCTCCTCTTTCCCATCAATAGCCACTTCATATAGTTTTGAAGCTGCTGAGATCCACTTCTGATAAGTAGGAAGTTCAAAATGGGAAGGCTGTGGGTTCCTGCCCACACTGTCATCGAAACCTTTCTTGCTTAGGACTAGCTCCACATGCTGCCATAGGAATTCCCGAAGAGTGAAATCCACTAGCTGGCCTGAAGAACTGGAACTGCTGCTGTCAATATGAAAGGAAAGTTGCTGGCGGCTGTGCTGCCTCATCACCTGGTATCGCCTAGGCCCAGAAAGGGGTGCAGGCACCAGCAAAGATTCCGGGTCCTTCACAGTACAATGACTCCTAAGTTGGTCCAGCAACATACCTACTGGGTCCTCCTCCTGGCTTCCGGGTACTATGTACACAAAAGCTTGGTTGGCAGGCACAGTAAAGAGGCAGTTGATGCTCTGATTAGTCAAGACACGACTCTTTCGGAAGATTCTATAGATCTGGTCTTCCAGGGCATGCTGCAGTCTCCTTTTGGGAGAATGTTTCTTGGGCTTGTCTGGATGAGCTGGGTCTTGGTTCCGAGGAGGTTCAACCTTGAGGGCTCCATTGAgttgaaagaggaaaaggagtcTAGGTGGGCAAGGTCGGCAGTTTAGCTTCCAGTCTTTGCCAACTGGACAATCCTTAATAGCTGTTTTAAGGAGTGGCAGGACTTTCTGTCTCAGACCATCCAGGGCTCTGAATACTCGATCGTAAGTGATATCAAACGAACAAGTGGGATGGACCAGAAGCAAGATATGACAGACAGAGAATAGGtaaaggagactgaggcactgCAGCTTCTCTTGATGCTTCCAAAATTCGTGTGCTTCTGCATGAGGCAAAGAGAGTCCACCTCCAGCTTCCCCGCTCTGAAGAGCCCGACAAGCCCGCAGAAGCTGTGAATTGTCACAGATGGAAGTGAGGAGAAGATACAGAACTTTACTTTCCTGATTGTAGTAGGCCTGCAGAAGGCTGTAGTCCTGGGAGCCTGCCTCAGTTCGGTTACCTTCCGCGGTAGCTCCACTTCCCCGACCTGGATCCCCGGCTGCAGCCCCAGGGTCCCCGGCTCCACCGGCCTCGCCCACGGCGCTAGCCTCAGTCCTGATTCCAGGCCCTGGATCCCCAGGATCTTGGTGGCGAAAGAGGGGAAAGACCTGTCGGTCACACACCGTATTCACAAGAGAGAACTTCTCGGAATTCAGGCGTAGAGCCGTCTTGCCGAAGATTCCCACAACGCAGATCTCATCCTCCCGCCATGGAGGCTCCGGCCCGCCAGCCGCGCTCCCTCCGCCCTCAGTAGGGGACCCTACGGGACTTTCAGAACCCACCCAGGCTGAGGCTCCCATTAGCAGCTCTCGCAAGCTCACAGGACCCGCCATGGTGCAGAACCTTCTCTAGAGTCCTTCCGGTCCGCTAGTAAAACCGACCGGCTTCTGTCCCATGTCAAAATCCTTCCCCCGCGTCTTCACTTCCGGCTTTCCCCTCACTTGGGTTCCGCCTCCTGCCTCTCTTCTCCCAGTTGAAGTGTTTCCTCAACTGTAGGAATTGAGACgtcaaaaacaaaacgaaataaAAACACTGGGGCCGGCCGCGgtagctcgcgcctgtaatcccagcactttgggaggccaagggtgggggcggatcacaggaggtcaggagttcgagaacagcctggccaaaattgtgaatctccgtctctactaaaacttcaaaaactagccgggtgtggtggcaggcacctgtaatcccagcaactcaggaggctgaggtaggaaaatcgtttgaacctgggaggcagaggttgcagtgagcagagattgtgccactgcactccagcctgggcaacaagagtgaaactccgctcaaattaaaaaaaaagaagaaagaaaagaaaaaagaggccgggcgcagtggctcacgcctgtaatccaagcactttggaggccaaggcgggcggatcacttgagattgggagttcaagaccagcctgaccaacatggtgaaaccccgtcttaaaaaataaagaaaaagaaaaagaaaaaagaaaattttggccggcatggtgtaatcccagcactttgggaggcagaagtgagtggattacttgaggtcatgagttcgagaccagcctgctcaacatggtgaaacaccatctctattattaaaaatacaaaaattgggccgggcgcggtggcacaagcctgtagtcccagcactttgggaggccgaggcgggtggatcacgaggtcgagagatcgagaccatcctggtcaacaaggtgaaaccccgtctctactaaaaatacaaaaaattagctgggcatggtggcgcgtgcctgtaatcccagctactcaggaggctgaggcaggagaattgcttgaacccaggaggcggaggttgcggtgagccgagatcgtgccattgcactccagcctggggaacaagagcgaaactccgtctccaaaaaaaaaaaaaaaaaaaaaaaagtacaaaaattagccgggcatggtggcacacacccgtggttccagctactcaggaggctgaggctggagaattgctcaaacccgacaggtggaggttgcagtgagccgagatttcaccactgtactccagtctgggcaacagagctagactccgtctcaaaaaaaaaaaaaaaaaaaaaaaaagaaaatctgtgaaaTATCTTTGTGTATAAATTATAACTTGCAGATCCTCTCTTACTAGTGGGCATATTGACAAATAGCTGCCAGGATAAAACTTACAACCagatttaaatgtacaattataacatgtttattttggggttttgtaaaaaagtaaaaatctttaaatctaaaaaaaattatccctaGTTCTATACATTAACATGGCCGAatcaaaataaatgttgattaaaagaaatcagaaagacaAGTATATATACCGTatgattcttttgttttcttttcttttttcttttttcttttttttcagacagagtctctatggccaggctggaatgcagtagtgcaatctcagctcactgcaacctctgactccagggttaaagtgattctcctgcctcagcctcccaaacagttgggattacaggcacgcaccaccacacccagctaatttttgaatttttagtagagacggggtttcaccatgttggccaggatggtctcgatctcttgaccttgtgatctgcccgacgtgggctcccaaagtgctaggattacagatgtgagtcactgggCCCGGCctgatgctatttctttcttttttttttttttttttttttgagacggagtttcgctcttgttacccaggctggagtgcaatggcaggatctcgactcaccacaacctccgcctcctgggttcaggcaattctcctgcctcagcctcctcagtagctgggattacaggcacgcaccaccatgcccagctaattttttgtatttttagtagagacggggtttcaccatgttgaccagcatggtctcgatctcttgacctcgtgatccacccgcctcggcctcccaaagtgctggaattacaggcttgagccaccgcgcccggctatttcttttcttttctttttttttatggagttttgctgtcactcaggcaggagtacagtagtacgatctttttttattattattttgtttatttttagaaagaaaaaaagaataataagaaaaagaataaagaagaggaagaaagagaaagaggaagagggagagaggatgggggtattgctttgttgcgcgggctagaatgcagtctaaatatgggtatgcctataattgtgcttaataatggagacatgaaagaaaatgagggaagagaataacaaacaaggagccaaccaacatttcgtttaaacttctaagttgatatgatgtggtactgataagagtgtatattttgtgtaaagtggagagttctataaatgttaattacgtttacttgttccagatctgagttcaagtcttggatatcgttgttaattttctgtcgctttgatctgtctaatattaatgttgaagtctcccgctattattgtgtgggagtctaagtctctttataagtcttgtatgtctgggtattcctgtattgggtgcgtgtatatttaggatctttaactcttcttgttgttgcgttgattcttttatcgttatataatgtccttctttgcttcttttgatctttgttgctttaaagactattttatcagaggcaaaaattgtaacttctgctttttatttatttatttttgctctctggttggtaaatctctctccatcccttgttttgagtctttgtgtatccttgaatgtgagatgggtctggatgcagcatacagatgggttttagttttttgtccaaattgcctgtctgtctttgaattggggaatttagtcaatttaaatttagaattaataatgataaggccgggcgcggtggctcaagcctgtaatcccagcactttgggaggccgaggcgggtggatcacgaggttgagagatcgagaccatcctggtcaacatggtgaaaccccgtctctactaaaggtgcaaaaaattagctgggcatggtggcttgtgcctgtaatcccagctactcaggaggctgaggcaggagaattgcctgagcccaggaggcggaggttgcagtgagccgagatcgcgccattgcactccagcctgggtaacaagagcgaaactccgtctcaaaaaaaaaaaaaaataataataataataataatgatatatgtgagtttaatactgccatttaatatgagctggctattttgcccattagttgatgtaaattcttcattatattgatgttctttactttttgatattttttagaaaggct
This is a stretch of genomic DNA from Saimiri boliviensis isolate mSaiBol1 chromosome 17, mSaiBol1.pri, whole genome shotgun sequence. It encodes these proteins:
- the SMG8 gene encoding nonsense-mediated mRNA decay factor SMG8, which gives rise to MAGPVSLRELLMGASAWVGSESPVGSPTEGGGSAAGGPEPPWREDEICVVGIFGKTALRLNSEKFSLVNTVCDRQVFPLFRHQDPGDPGPGIRTEASAVGEAGGAGDPGAAAGDPGRGSGATAEGNRTEAGSQDYSLLQAYYNQESKVLYLLLTSICDNSQLLRACRALQSGEAGGGLSLPHAEAHEFWKHQEKLQCLSLLYLFSVCHILLLVHPTCSFDITYDRVFRALDGLRQKVLPLLKTAIKDCPVGKDWKLNCRPCPPRLLFLFQLNGALKVEPPRNQDPAHPDKPKKHSPKRRLQHALEDQIYRIFRKSRVLTNQSINCLFTVPANQAFVYIVPGSQEEDPVGMLLDQLRSHCTVKDPESLLVPAPLSGPRRYQVMRQHSRQQLSFHIDSSSSSSSGQLVDFTLREFLWQHVELVLSKKGFDDSVGRNPQPSHFELPTYQKWISAASKLYEVAIDGKEEDLSSPTGELTSKILSSIKVLEGFLDIDTKFSENRCQKALPMAHSAYQSNLPHNYTMTVHKNQLAQALRVYSQHARGPAFHKYAMQLHEDCYKFWSNGHQLCEERSLTDQHCVHKFHSLPKSGEKPEADRNPPVLYHNSRARSTGACNCGRKQAPRDDPFDIKAANYDFYQLLEEKCCGKLDHINFPVFEPSTPDPAPAKNESSPAPPDSDADKLKEKEPQTQGESTSLSLALSLGQSTDSLGTYPADPQAGGDNAEVHGQVEVKTEKRPNLVDRQASTVEYLPGMLHSNCPKGLLPKFSSWSLVKLGPAKSYNFHTGLDQQGFIPGTNYLMPWDIVIRTRAEDEGDLDTNSWPAPNKAIPGKRSAVVMGRGRRRDDIARAFVGFEYEDSRGRRFMCSGPDKVMKVMGSGPKESALKALNSDMPLYILSSSQGRGLKPHYAQLMRLFVVVPDAPLQIILMPQVQPGPPPCPVFYPEKQEITLPPDGLWVLRFPYAYVTERGPCFPPKENVQLMSYKLLRGVLKAVTQ